The following coding sequences are from one Streptomyces sp. NBC_01232 window:
- the serA gene encoding phosphoglycerate dehydrogenase — MSSKPVVLIAEELSPATVEALGPDFEIRHCNGADRAELLPAIVDADAILVRSATKVDAEAIAAAKKLRVVARAGVGLDNVDVSAATKAGVMVVNAPTSNIVTAAELACGLLVATARNIPQANTALKNGEWKRNKYTGVELSEKTLGVVGLGRIGVLVAQRMSAFGMKIVAYDPYVQPARAAQMGVKMLALDELLEVADFITVHLPKTPETLGLIGDEALHKVKPSVRIVNAARGGIVDEAALYTAIKEGRVAGAGLDVYAKEPCTDSPLFELDQVVCTPHLGASTDEAQEKAGVSVAKSVRLALAGELVPDAVNVQGGVIAEDVRPGLPLAEKLGRIFTALAGEVAVRLDVEVCGEITQHDVKVLELSALKGVFEDVVDETVSYVNAPLFAQERGVEVRLTTSSESPDHRNVVTVRGTLSDGQEVSVSGTLAGPKHLQKIVGVGEYDVDLSLADHMVVLRYTDRPGVVGTVGRVLGEGGLNIAGMQVARAEAHGEALAVLTVDAAVPANVLADIASEIGAVSARTVSLA; from the coding sequence GTGAGCTCGAAACCTGTCGTACTCATCGCCGAAGAGCTGTCGCCCGCCACCGTGGAGGCGCTCGGACCGGACTTCGAGATCCGGCACTGCAACGGCGCCGACCGCGCCGAGCTGCTGCCCGCGATCGTCGATGCCGACGCGATCCTCGTTCGCTCCGCCACCAAGGTCGACGCCGAGGCCATCGCCGCGGCCAAGAAGCTGCGGGTCGTCGCGCGCGCCGGTGTCGGCCTGGACAACGTGGACGTCTCCGCCGCCACCAAGGCCGGCGTGATGGTCGTCAACGCCCCGACCTCGAACATCGTGACCGCGGCCGAGCTCGCCTGCGGCCTGCTCGTCGCCACTGCCCGCAACATCCCGCAGGCCAACACCGCCCTGAAGAACGGTGAGTGGAAGCGGAACAAGTACACGGGTGTCGAGCTCAGCGAGAAGACCCTCGGTGTCGTCGGCCTCGGCCGCATCGGCGTCCTCGTCGCGCAGCGGATGTCGGCCTTCGGCATGAAGATCGTCGCGTACGACCCCTACGTACAGCCCGCGCGCGCCGCCCAGATGGGCGTCAAGATGCTGGCGCTGGACGAGCTGCTGGAGGTCGCCGACTTCATCACCGTGCACCTGCCCAAGACCCCCGAGACCCTCGGTCTCATCGGGGACGAGGCCCTGCACAAGGTGAAGCCGTCCGTCCGCATCGTCAACGCCGCCCGCGGCGGGATCGTGGACGAGGCTGCGCTGTACACGGCCATCAAGGAGGGCCGCGTCGCCGGCGCCGGTCTCGACGTGTACGCGAAGGAGCCCTGCACGGACTCCCCGCTCTTCGAGCTCGACCAGGTCGTCTGCACCCCGCACCTCGGCGCGTCCACGGACGAGGCCCAGGAGAAGGCCGGTGTCTCGGTCGCCAAGTCGGTGCGACTCGCGCTCGCCGGTGAGCTCGTGCCCGACGCGGTCAACGTCCAGGGCGGCGTCATCGCCGAGGACGTACGTCCGGGCCTGCCGCTCGCCGAGAAGCTCGGCCGCATCTTCACCGCCCTCGCGGGCGAGGTCGCGGTCCGCCTCGACGTCGAGGTCTGCGGCGAGATCACCCAGCACGACGTCAAGGTGCTGGAACTCTCCGCCCTCAAGGGTGTCTTCGAGGACGTCGTCGACGAGACCGTCTCCTACGTCAACGCCCCGCTGTTCGCGCAGGAGCGTGGCGTCGAAGTCCGCCTGACCACCAGCTCGGAGTCCCCGGACCACCGCAACGTGGTGACCGTGCGCGGCACCCTGTCGGACGGTCAGGAAGTCTCGGTCTCCGGCACGCTCGCGGGCCCGAAGCACCTTCAGAAGATCGTTGGCGTCGGCGAGTACGACGTGGACCTGTCGCTCGCCGACCACATGGTCGTCCTGCGCTACACCGACCGCCCCGGCGTGGTCGGCACCGTCGGCCGCGTGCTCGGCGAGGGCGGTCTGAACATCGCGGGCATGCAGGTCGCCCGTGCCGAGGCGCACGGCGAGGCGCTCGCCGTCCTCACCGTCGACGCCGCGGTACCGGCGAACGTCCTCGCGGACATCGCCTCCGAGATCGGCGCCGTCTCGGCGCGCACGGTCAGCCTCGCCTGA
- a CDS encoding MFS transporter, which translates to MTTPAATARRAGRREWTAFCVLLLPLLLVSMDVSVLYFAVPAITEQLDPSSTQQLWIFDSYAFALSGLLITMGSLGDRIGRRKLLLIGASAFGLASIGAGFATSAELLIAARVLLGIGGATLMPSTLALVRNLFQDDRQRGQAIAIWSGAMTGGIALGSVLSGVMLNHWYWGSVFLINVPAMLLLLILVPVLVPEFKDPAPGRFDLLGVPLSMAAVLPVVYGLKEIAAEGFEPAYVGCIAVGLAFGHLFVRRQRTRDDAMVSRELFRGRGFGAGIGLNTVAAFAMMGSAYFITQYLQSVLGMGTLEAALWSLAPSVVIGAAAPVGAALALKTDRAHVIAGGFVLAAAGFALLGLVGTDSLWLLLVGAGLLASGIVTVMSLVSDLALSSAPAEKAGTAASLLETGQEFGGALGMALLGSLGTTVYRSDLTDSEPAVRETLGGAVATAHQVGGAAGEQVLALAREAFVHGMQYAAWGGTALLLGAAVLAATLMRGIEAPAPPAAEPAAGDGARVHEATYN; encoded by the coding sequence ATGACAACTCCCGCCGCCACAGCGCGACGTGCCGGCCGCCGCGAATGGACAGCCTTCTGCGTCCTCCTGCTGCCGCTGCTCCTGGTCTCGATGGACGTCTCCGTCCTCTACTTCGCCGTCCCGGCCATCACCGAACAGCTGGACCCGAGCTCCACCCAGCAGCTCTGGATCTTCGACAGCTACGCCTTCGCCCTCTCCGGCCTGCTCATCACGATGGGCTCGCTCGGCGACCGGATCGGGCGCCGCAAGCTGCTCCTGATCGGCGCGAGCGCCTTCGGCCTCGCCTCGATCGGCGCCGGCTTCGCCACCAGCGCCGAGTTGCTGATCGCGGCCCGTGTCCTGCTCGGCATCGGCGGCGCGACCCTGATGCCGTCCACGCTGGCCCTCGTACGGAACCTCTTCCAGGACGACCGCCAGCGCGGGCAGGCCATCGCCATCTGGTCCGGGGCCATGACCGGCGGCATCGCCCTCGGCTCGGTGCTCAGCGGAGTGATGCTGAACCACTGGTACTGGGGCTCCGTCTTCCTCATCAACGTGCCCGCGATGCTCCTCCTGCTGATCCTGGTCCCGGTCCTGGTACCGGAGTTCAAGGACCCCGCCCCCGGCCGCTTCGACCTGCTGGGCGTGCCGTTGTCCATGGCGGCCGTGCTGCCGGTCGTCTACGGGCTCAAGGAGATCGCCGCCGAGGGCTTCGAGCCCGCGTACGTGGGCTGCATCGCCGTAGGCCTGGCCTTCGGACACCTCTTCGTCCGCCGCCAGCGCACCCGTGACGACGCCATGGTGAGCCGGGAACTGTTCCGGGGCCGCGGTTTCGGGGCGGGCATCGGCCTGAACACCGTCGCCGCGTTCGCCATGATGGGCTCGGCCTACTTCATCACCCAGTACCTCCAGTCGGTGCTCGGCATGGGCACCCTGGAAGCCGCCCTGTGGAGCCTCGCGCCCTCGGTGGTGATCGGCGCCGCCGCGCCGGTCGGCGCGGCCCTGGCGCTGAAGACGGACCGAGCCCATGTCATCGCCGGCGGGTTCGTCCTCGCCGCAGCCGGGTTCGCCCTGCTCGGGCTGGTCGGGACGGACTCCCTGTGGCTGCTCCTGGTCGGTGCCGGACTGCTGGCCTCGGGCATCGTCACCGTGATGTCCCTGGTGTCCGACCTGGCCCTGTCCTCGGCCCCCGCCGAGAAGGCCGGGACCGCCGCCTCGCTGCTGGAGACCGGCCAGGAGTTCGGCGGGGCGCTCGGGATGGCCCTGCTGGGGAGCCTGGGCACCACCGTGTACCGCAGCGACCTTACGGATTCCGAGCCCGCGGTACGGGAGACCCTGGGCGGGGCCGTCGCCACCGCCCACCAGGTGGGCGGCGCCGCGGGCGAGCAGGTACTGGCCCTGGCCCGGGAGGCCTTCGTCCACGGCATGCAGTACGCGGCCTGGGGCGGTACGGCGCTGCTGCTCGGGGCGGCCGTGCTCGCCGCGACTCTGATGCGCGGGATCGAAGCTCCCGCCCCGCCCGCGGCGGAGCCGGCCGCGGGCGACGGAGCCCGCGTCCACGAGGCGACGTACAACTGA
- a CDS encoding TetR/AcrR family transcriptional regulator gives MGHREDLLEGAKKCLVEKGFVRTTARDIVSASGANLASIGYHYGSKDALLAQAFIGLIEEWGAGFQDGLEGEGGSLERFRALWEGVLAQHEKSGPVWAASLEVALGRDERPELRSMLAASQAEGRRGLISMLTGTPEDRLDERDVRTLGSFYQALLNGLMIQWLFDPESAATAEEFTEGMRRAAEAMTRSHG, from the coding sequence ATGGGACATCGCGAAGATCTGCTCGAAGGCGCCAAGAAGTGCCTGGTCGAGAAGGGGTTCGTGCGCACCACCGCGCGCGACATCGTCAGCGCCTCGGGGGCCAACCTGGCCTCCATCGGGTACCACTACGGCTCGAAGGACGCCCTGCTCGCCCAGGCCTTCATCGGTCTGATCGAGGAGTGGGGCGCGGGCTTCCAGGACGGCCTCGAGGGCGAGGGCGGCTCGCTGGAGCGCTTCCGCGCGCTGTGGGAGGGCGTGCTGGCGCAGCACGAGAAGTCGGGTCCGGTGTGGGCGGCCAGCCTGGAGGTGGCGCTCGGCCGTGACGAGCGGCCGGAGCTGCGGTCGATGCTCGCGGCCTCGCAGGCCGAGGGGCGCCGCGGGTTGATCTCGATGCTCACCGGCACCCCGGAGGACCGGCTCGACGAACGGGACGTCCGCACCCTGGGCAGCTTCTACCAGGCGCTGCTCAACGGCCTGATGATCCAGTGGCTCTTCGATCCGGAGTCGGCGGCCACCGCCGAGGAGTTCACCGAGGGGATGCGCCGGGCCGCCGAGGCGATGACCCGGTCCCACGGATAA
- a CDS encoding PucR family transcriptional regulator, with protein sequence MKGDYQDLVDEISALLGAPATLENRDFRLIAFGAHDSDDDLAMDPVRTRSILTRQSTADVRSWFEGFGIARATGPVRIPATPDAGVLRGRICLPVRYRGIVQGYVWLLDQEPGTPGPEPAALDAAMEVAERIGVLLAEEAKAGADLSREFLAVLTAGRGWQQDMAVAALRVALGPGGDGPHAAVCVTPWPGEAPASVPGAAAVCVVPRRAAGEPGGGTRPGSGPGDGPALAVLLRLRSTDALTPALAAVTRLLPRAADPASAGGADTAPRVTAGVADPVRGLADLPAAWEQAVAAARAAVAQPRLGPVAQWSAIGPYRLLATLASDPVDDPAARTLLTPAHRELARTAEVFLDCAGQAGRAAAALGIHRQTLYYRLGRVEQLTGLDLDEGEDRLLLHMALKASRLT encoded by the coding sequence GTGAAGGGCGATTACCAGGACCTGGTGGACGAGATCTCCGCGCTGCTCGGCGCCCCGGCGACCCTGGAGAACCGGGACTTCCGGCTGATCGCCTTCGGCGCCCACGACAGCGACGACGATCTCGCCATGGACCCGGTCCGGACCCGCTCGATCCTCACGCGGCAGTCGACGGCGGACGTCCGGTCCTGGTTCGAGGGCTTCGGCATCGCCCGCGCCACGGGGCCCGTCCGGATCCCGGCGACGCCCGACGCGGGGGTCCTCCGCGGCCGGATCTGCCTGCCGGTGCGGTACCGGGGCATCGTCCAGGGCTACGTATGGCTCCTGGACCAGGAGCCCGGCACGCCCGGGCCCGAACCGGCGGCCCTGGACGCGGCCATGGAGGTGGCCGAGCGGATCGGGGTGCTGCTCGCCGAGGAGGCGAAGGCGGGGGCCGACCTGTCGCGGGAGTTCCTGGCGGTGCTCACGGCCGGACGGGGCTGGCAGCAGGACATGGCGGTGGCGGCGCTGCGGGTCGCCCTCGGCCCGGGCGGGGACGGCCCGCACGCGGCGGTCTGCGTCACACCCTGGCCCGGGGAGGCTCCGGCGTCGGTACCCGGCGCGGCGGCGGTGTGCGTCGTACCGCGGCGGGCCGCGGGCGAGCCCGGCGGCGGTACCCGGCCCGGGTCCGGGCCCGGGGACGGCCCGGCCCTGGCGGTCCTGCTCCGGCTGCGCTCGACGGACGCGCTGACCCCGGCCCTGGCGGCGGTGACCAGGCTGCTCCCGCGCGCGGCGGACCCGGCCTCGGCGGGCGGCGCGGACACCGCCCCGCGCGTGACGGCGGGCGTCGCCGATCCCGTACGGGGCCTCGCGGACCTGCCCGCCGCCTGGGAACAGGCCGTCGCCGCCGCGCGGGCGGCGGTGGCCCAGCCCCGGCTCGGCCCGGTCGCCCAGTGGTCGGCGATCGGCCCGTACCGGCTGCTGGCGACCCTCGCCTCCGACCCGGTGGACGATCCCGCGGCCCGCACCCTGCTCACTCCGGCCCATCGCGAACTCGCCCGTACCGCCGAGGTGTTCCTGGACTGCGCCGGACAGGCGGGCCGCGCGGCGGCGGCCCTCGGCATCCACCGCCAGACGCTCTACTACCGCCTCGGCCGGGTGGAGCAGCTGACCGGCCTCGACCTGGACGAGGGCGAGGACCGCCTGCTGCTCCACATGGCCCTCAAGGCCTCCCGGCTGACCTAG
- a CDS encoding proline dehydrogenase family protein: protein MLGPVILAASRSDKMRRIVSAAPVTKPVVNRFIPGETVDQVIPIVEELTQAGLEVTLDVVGEDITEVAQSHAARDAYLQLIERLAELGLGEKAEMSVKLSMFGQALEGGHELALANVRPVVEAAAAIGTTVTLDAEDHTTLDSMFAIHEELRKDFPQTGCVIQAYLFRTEADARRLAAAGSRVRIVKGAYKEPAEVAYLDKAEIDKAYVRILKILMDGEGYPMIGSHDPRLIAIGQELARKAGRKLDEYEFQMLYGIRSEEHLRLAAEGHRMRVYTAYGTDWYGYFMRRLAEKPANLLFFVRSMITKN from the coding sequence GTGCTGGGTCCCGTGATCCTCGCCGCTTCGCGCAGCGACAAGATGCGTCGTATCGTCTCCGCCGCCCCGGTGACCAAGCCCGTGGTGAACCGGTTCATCCCCGGCGAGACCGTCGACCAGGTGATCCCGATCGTCGAGGAGCTCACGCAGGCCGGCCTCGAGGTCACCCTCGACGTGGTGGGCGAGGACATCACCGAGGTGGCGCAGTCCCACGCCGCCCGGGACGCCTACCTCCAGCTCATCGAGCGCCTCGCGGAGCTCGGCCTCGGCGAGAAGGCCGAGATGTCCGTCAAGCTGTCGATGTTCGGCCAGGCGCTGGAGGGCGGCCACGAGCTCGCCCTCGCCAACGTCCGCCCGGTCGTCGAGGCCGCCGCCGCCATCGGCACCACCGTGACGCTCGACGCCGAGGACCACACCACCCTCGACTCGATGTTCGCCATCCACGAGGAGCTGCGGAAGGACTTCCCGCAGACCGGCTGCGTGATCCAGGCGTACCTCTTCCGCACGGAGGCCGACGCCCGCCGGCTGGCCGCCGCCGGCAGCCGCGTCCGCATCGTGAAGGGCGCCTACAAGGAGCCCGCCGAGGTCGCGTACCTGGACAAGGCGGAGATCGACAAGGCGTACGTCCGCATCCTGAAGATCCTGATGGACGGCGAGGGCTACCCGATGATCGGGTCGCACGACCCGCGTCTGATCGCCATCGGCCAGGAGCTCGCCCGCAAGGCCGGGCGCAAGCTGGACGAGTACGAGTTCCAGATGCTGTACGGCATCCGCAGCGAGGAGCACCTGCGGCTCGCCGCCGAGGGACACCGCATGCGCGTCTACACCGCCTACGGGACGGACTGGTACGGCTACTTCATGCGTCGCCTCGCTGAGAAGCCCGCCAACCTGCTCTTCTTCGTCCGCTCGATGATCACCAAGAACTAG
- the pruA gene encoding L-glutamate gamma-semialdehyde dehydrogenase codes for MDAVTQVPAPVNEPVHSYAPGTPERTRLEAQLKQLSENPIELPMTINGVKRMGAGERFDVVQPHDHKSVLGTYANATEADAQEAIDAALAAAPAWRAMSFDDRAAIILRAAELLSGPWREKLAASTMLGQSKTAQQAEIDTPCELVDFWRFNVHFARQILAEQPVANSAGVWNRSDHRPLEGFVYAITPFNFTAIAGNLPTAPALMGNVVLWKPSPTQTHSAILLMELLEEAGLPKGVINLVTGDGIAVSEVALNHPELAGIHFTGSTKTFQYLWKTVGNNIEKYKSYPRLVGETGGKDFVVAHPSADRAVLKTALTRGSFEFQGQKCSASSRGYVPASIWNDGFKEAFAAEVDGISMGDVRDLTHFIGAVIDERSFAKNKAAIDRAIADPTCEIIAGGTYDDSEGYFVRPTVIACTDPENEVFTTEYFGPILAIHVYEDADFDAMLAQMESVSAYALTGSIIAADRYAAADAMEKLRFAAGNFYINDKSTGAVVGQQPFGGGRASGTNDKAGAASNLMRWTSTRSIKETLVAPTEYQYPHMG; via the coding sequence ATGGATGCTGTGACCCAGGTCCCCGCTCCGGTCAACGAGCCGGTCCACTCGTACGCCCCCGGCACCCCGGAGCGCACGCGGCTCGAAGCGCAGCTCAAGCAGCTGTCCGAGAACCCGATCGAACTTCCGATGACGATCAACGGCGTCAAGCGGATGGGCGCCGGCGAGCGCTTCGACGTGGTTCAGCCCCACGACCACAAGTCGGTGCTCGGCACCTACGCCAACGCCACCGAGGCCGACGCGCAGGAGGCCATCGACGCCGCCCTGGCCGCCGCCCCGGCCTGGCGCGCGATGTCCTTCGACGACCGCGCCGCGATCATCCTGCGCGCTGCGGAGCTGCTGTCCGGCCCGTGGCGCGAGAAGCTCGCCGCCTCCACCATGCTGGGCCAGTCGAAGACCGCCCAGCAGGCGGAGATCGACACCCCGTGCGAGCTCGTCGACTTCTGGCGCTTCAACGTCCACTTCGCCCGCCAGATCCTGGCCGAGCAGCCGGTCGCGAACTCCGCCGGCGTGTGGAACCGCAGCGACCACCGCCCGCTCGAGGGCTTCGTCTACGCGATCACGCCGTTCAACTTCACGGCCATCGCGGGCAACCTGCCGACCGCCCCCGCCCTCATGGGCAACGTGGTCCTGTGGAAGCCGTCCCCGACGCAGACCCACTCCGCGATCCTCCTCATGGAGCTCCTGGAGGAGGCCGGCCTGCCGAAGGGCGTCATCAACCTGGTGACCGGCGACGGCATCGCGGTGTCGGAGGTGGCCCTGAACCACCCCGAGCTGGCCGGCATCCACTTCACCGGCTCGACCAAGACCTTCCAGTACCTGTGGAAGACGGTCGGCAACAACATCGAGAAGTACAAGTCCTACCCGCGCCTGGTCGGCGAGACCGGCGGCAAGGACTTCGTCGTCGCGCACCCCTCCGCGGACCGCGCCGTCCTGAAGACCGCCCTGACCCGCGGTTCCTTCGAGTTCCAGGGCCAGAAGTGCTCGGCGTCCTCGCGCGGCTACGTTCCGGCCTCGATCTGGAACGACGGCTTCAAGGAGGCCTTCGCCGCCGAGGTCGACGGCATCTCCATGGGTGACGTCCGCGACCTGACCCACTTCATCGGCGCCGTCATCGACGAGCGTTCCTTCGCGAAGAACAAGGCCGCGATCGACCGTGCGATCGCCGACCCGACCTGCGAGATCATCGCCGGTGGCACGTACGACGACTCGGAGGGCTACTTCGTCCGCCCGACCGTCATCGCGTGCACCGACCCGGAGAACGAGGTCTTCACGACCGAGTACTTCGGCCCGATCCTGGCGATCCACGTCTACGAGGACGCCGACTTCGACGCGATGCTGGCGCAGATGGAGTCCGTCTCGGCGTACGCCCTGACCGGCTCGATCATCGCCGCCGACCGCTACGCGGCCGCGGACGCGATGGAGAAGCTCCGCTTCGCGGCGGGCAACTTCTACATCAACGACAAGTCGACCGGCGCCGTCGTCGGCCAGCAGCCCTTCGGCGGTGGCCGTGCCTCGGGTACGAACGACAAGGCGGGCGCCGCGTCGAACCTGATGCGCTGGACCTCGACGCGCTCCATCAAGGAGACGCTGGTCGCGCCGACCGAGTACCAGTACCCCCACATGGGCTGA
- a CDS encoding nitroreductase family protein, whose product MSPNTQQWTPIHGQPYRPAPYRPERMPQHESLARAAGLRARMDERRTVRHFSPDPVPEQVVRDAVACAATAPSGAHQQPWTFVLVKDPAKRQQIRAAAEQEEQLSYDGRLGDEWLAALRPIGTDAVKTHLTDAPALIVVFQQRYWLGPDGTRHKHYYVDESVGIAVGMLLSALHLSGLAALIHTPSPMRFLSHVLDRPENEKAFAVIPVGYPADDCEVPDLVRKSLDQVIVEV is encoded by the coding sequence ATGTCCCCCAACACCCAGCAGTGGACCCCGATCCACGGCCAGCCGTACCGTCCCGCGCCCTACCGGCCCGAGCGGATGCCGCAGCACGAATCCCTGGCGCGGGCCGCCGGGCTGCGGGCGCGGATGGACGAGCGGCGGACCGTACGCCACTTCTCCCCCGACCCGGTGCCCGAGCAGGTGGTCCGGGACGCCGTCGCCTGCGCGGCCACCGCCCCCTCCGGGGCGCACCAGCAGCCGTGGACCTTCGTCCTGGTCAAGGACCCGGCCAAGCGGCAGCAGATCCGCGCCGCCGCCGAGCAGGAGGAGCAGCTGTCCTACGACGGCCGGCTCGGCGACGAATGGCTCGCCGCCCTGCGCCCCATCGGCACGGACGCGGTGAAGACCCACCTCACGGACGCCCCCGCGCTGATCGTGGTCTTCCAGCAGCGCTACTGGCTCGGCCCGGACGGCACCAGGCACAAGCACTACTACGTCGACGAGTCGGTCGGCATCGCGGTCGGCATGCTCCTGTCCGCCCTCCACCTGTCCGGGCTGGCGGCGCTGATCCACACCCCCAGCCCCATGCGCTTCCTCAGCCACGTCCTGGACCGCCCGGAGAACGAGAAGGCCTTCGCCGTCATCCCGGTGGGCTACCCGGCGGACGACTGCGAGGTCCCGGACCTCGTCCGCAAGTCCCTGGACCAGGTCATCGTGGAGGTCTAG
- a CDS encoding SMI1/KNR4 family protein has translation MTMWDAAAVRARLRAKILRYELRPPLPEADVRAFEAEHGIRLPEEYRTFVTTVGDGPAGPEYGLMPLITPRAGVDDDWAVDDEWREDRRPGRLAAPCPIRTPRPFDVNRRFDEAEGLTLGTLMLAEQGCGMYSRLILAGPLAGQVWHLDQDFGTCVPESPDFRTWYTDWLEK, from the coding sequence ATGACCATGTGGGACGCGGCGGCCGTACGGGCGCGGCTGCGCGCGAAGATCCTCCGGTACGAACTCAGGCCGCCCCTCCCGGAGGCCGATGTCCGGGCCTTCGAGGCGGAGCACGGCATCCGGCTGCCCGAGGAGTACCGGACGTTCGTCACCACGGTCGGCGACGGACCGGCGGGCCCCGAGTACGGGCTGATGCCGCTGATCACCCCGCGCGCGGGGGTCGACGACGACTGGGCGGTGGACGACGAGTGGCGGGAGGACCGCCGCCCCGGCCGGCTGGCCGCGCCCTGCCCGATCCGCACGCCCCGTCCGTTCGACGTGAACCGCAGGTTCGACGAGGCCGAGGGGCTGACCCTGGGCACGCTCATGCTGGCCGAGCAGGGGTGCGGCATGTATTCGAGGCTGATCCTGGCCGGGCCGCTGGCCGGTCAGGTCTGGCACCTGGACCAGGATTTCGGGACCTGTGTGCCCGAGAGCCCGGACTTCCGGACCTGGTACACCGACTGGCTGGAGAAGTGA
- a CDS encoding GNAT family N-acetyltransferase, with protein sequence MDTRTAHTAHTSQLTAAELREIRVMLDEAFEGDFADEDFEHALGGMHALVRDAGGRLVAHGSVVMRRVVHRGSALRTGYVEAVAVRADARRRGLGGKVMARLEQVIGRAYVLGALSASEDGAALYLGRGWEVWGGRIGALSPQGPVPLPEEEGSTYVWTPPGRMRLDPAGRLDFDWRDGDVL encoded by the coding sequence ATGGACACGCGGACCGCGCACACCGCGCACACCTCGCAGCTGACCGCCGCCGAGCTCCGCGAGATCCGGGTCATGCTCGACGAGGCCTTCGAGGGGGATTTCGCCGACGAGGACTTCGAGCACGCCCTCGGCGGGATGCACGCCCTGGTCCGGGACGCGGGCGGACGGCTCGTCGCACACGGCAGTGTCGTCATGCGGCGCGTCGTGCACCGGGGAAGTGCCCTGCGCACCGGGTACGTCGAGGCCGTGGCCGTACGGGCCGACGCCCGGCGCCGCGGCCTCGGCGGGAAGGTGATGGCCCGGCTGGAACAGGTGATCGGGCGGGCGTACGTGCTCGGGGCGCTGTCGGCCTCCGAGGACGGGGCCGCGCTGTACCTGGGCCGCGGCTGGGAGGTGTGGGGCGGGCGCATCGGCGCGCTCTCGCCGCAGGGCCCCGTCCCGCTCCCCGAGGAGGAGGGGTCCACGTACGTGTGGACGCCGCCCGGCAGGATGCGGCTGGACCCCGCCGGGCGGCTCGACTTCGACTGGCGCGACGGGGACGTCCTCTAG